In Arachis ipaensis cultivar K30076 unplaced genomic scaffold, Araip1.1 Aipa1476, whole genome shotgun sequence, the following are encoded in one genomic region:
- the LOC110268617 gene encoding uncharacterized protein LOC110268617 has translation MVSDHMILWYDGEYSNKIMEAIKERKRGTTCNPIFKFEFYAHQTEDNEDVVIKGCRIRWMHVINDEEEISPDVIDEGEIIPDVIIDEGHEYDDLELEDLQITGERVDVHCCALDIVNWFKRLLVSYI, from the exons GTGTCAGATCATATGATATTATGGTATGATGGAGAGTATTCGAACAAGATAATGGAAGCAATCAAAGAGAGAAAGAGGGGCACCACTTGCAATCCTATCTTTAAATTTGAGTTCTATGCTCATCAAACAGAGGATAATGAAGATGTAGTGATAAAGGGGTGTAGGATCCGTTGGATGCATGTCATCAATGATGAAGAAGAGATTAGTCCAGATGTCATTGATGAAGGAGAGATTATTCCTGATGTCATTATTGATGAGGGCCATGAATATGATGACTTGGAGTTGGAGGACCTTCAG ATAACTGGAGAAAGAGTGGATGTACATTGTTGTGCATTGGATATTGTCAATTGGTTCAAAAGATTGTTGGTAAGTTACATT